The segment AACATGCAGTCCATATATTCCCAGCTAATCATCCTGGATATACTGATTCCTGTAATTGGCTTGGTTGTTGAACTACCTTTACATGTCCGACAGATGCTAGTTTTTATTTCAGGCCTAGTGCTGACACTGAATACCACAGTCATTTTAGTTACGAAAATCAAGTGGTTCTATTACTCCGTGCGGTATGTTTATCTGCTGGTAAGGCACATGTATCGCATTTATGGATTACAGCTATTGATGGAAGATACATGGAAAAGAATTCGATTTCCAGCTGTACTGCGTGTCTTCTGGCTGACGAGACTTACAGCACAAGCTGTGGTATTGACATATGTTGTAAAGATGGCTGAAACTAATACGGAAGACAAATTCTTCTTGATATCATGGGATAATTGTTGGGAACTGATCTGCAGCTTGATAATAAGTGGGTGTGATTCTACCTTAACTGTGTTAGGCATGAGTGCTGTCATTTCCTCCATAGCACATTATTTGGGACTTGGCATCTTGGCCTTCATTGGATCGACCGATGAGGACGATAAAAGGCTGGGTTTTGTAGcacctgttctgtttttcattttggctCTGCAGACTGGTTTAAGCGGACTGAAACCAGAAGAAAGACTAGTTCGTCTGAGCCGAAACATGTGCCTTTTGCTCACCGCAGTCCTGCATTTTATCCATGGAATGACAGACCCCGTGCTGATGTCTCTCAGTGCCTCCCACGTGCCGTCGTTCCGCAGACACTTCCCCGTGCTGTTTGTTTCAGCTTGCCTTTTCATCCTGCCGGTTCTGCTCAGTTACGTCCTCTGGCACCACTATGCACTGAACACGTGGCTTTTCGCAGTTACTGCGTTCTGTGTAGAGCTCTGCCTGAAAGTAATCGTTTCTATCACTGTTTATGTATTGTTTATGATCGATGGCTACTACAACGTGCTGTGGGAAAAACTGGACGATTACGTCTATTATGTTCGCTCCACTGGCAATATTATTGAGTTTATATTTGGAGTCATCATGTTTGGAAATGGAGCCTACACAATGGTTTTTGAATCGGGAAGTAAGATCCGCGCGTGCATGATGTGTCTGCATGCGTACTTCAACATCTATTTGCAAGCAAAGAATGGCTGGAAGACTTTTATAAATCGCAGGACTGCtgttaagaaaataaactcCCTTCCAGAGGTGAAAGGAAGCCGGCTCCGTGAAATAGATGACGTATGTGCAATCTGCTATCATGAGTTCACCACATCTGCTCGCATTACCCCATGCAACCATTACTTTCATGCACTTTGTCTTCGGAAGTGGCTGTACATTCAGGACACCTGCCCCATGTGCCATCAGAAAGTATATATTGAGGACAAGGAGAACGCCAACATCTCTAACAACAATGGGTTTGTGCCACCGAATGAGGATCCTGTACAAGTTGCAGAAGAAGCTGCTGACgctgaaaatgaattaaatgaagATAATGACAGTTCGGATAGTGGCGAAGAAGATGATGACAGTGTGGAACAGCACTTGAATGAGACTCTTAACGCTGACTCTGACTCTCTTGGGTGATTAAGATGTCTTTTCCTAAGCCGTGAggtatttgtttaaaattg is part of the Gallus gallus isolate bGalGal1 chromosome 2, bGalGal1.mat.broiler.GRCg7b, whole genome shotgun sequence genome and harbors:
- the RNF139 gene encoding E3 ubiquitin-protein ligase RNF139 — translated: MAAPGPPQLPWLRLGPRLRSGLEVALRVPSLFLIDAIFNSAPLPGGSVCAALLGVLLRLLGVFVSSIVLVLQQRALFKFYMIASAFLLAATSVLVNYYASLHINFYSAYYTAAFGIQFFPHKGPSLWMALSILQLTFGIGYVTLLNMQSIYSQLIILDILIPVIGLVVELPLHVRQMLVFISGLVLTLNTTVILVTKIKWFYYSVRYVYLLVRHMYRIYGLQLLMEDTWKRIRFPAVLRVFWLTRLTAQAVVLTYVVKMAETNTEDKFFLISWDNCWELICSLIISGCDSTLTVLGMSAVISSIAHYLGLGILAFIGSTDEDDKRLGFVAPVLFFILALQTGLSGLKPEERLVRLSRNMCLLLTAVLHFIHGMTDPVLMSLSASHVPSFRRHFPVLFVSACLFILPVLLSYVLWHHYALNTWLFAVTAFCVELCLKVIVSITVYVLFMIDGYYNVLWEKLDDYVYYVRSTGNIIEFIFGVIMFGNGAYTMVFESGSKIRACMMCLHAYFNIYLQAKNGWKTFINRRTAVKKINSLPEVKGSRLREIDDVCAICYHEFTTSARITPCNHYFHALCLRKWLYIQDTCPMCHQKVYIEDKENANISNNNGFVPPNEDPVQVAEEAADAENELNEDNDSSDSGEEDDDSVEQHLNETLNADSDSLG